One part of the Vidua chalybeata isolate OUT-0048 chromosome 11, bVidCha1 merged haplotype, whole genome shotgun sequence genome encodes these proteins:
- the DPEP1 gene encoding dipeptidase 1 isoform X2 yields MPGRSVWVLTLALALALPSTGQKHLEEAKRIMTTTPVIDGHNDLPWQLLWKFNNQLRLPAANLTLLNDTHTNIPKLRQGHVGGQFWSVYVPCGTQNKDAVRRTLEQMDVVQRMCDLYPETFACVTDASGIREAFRSGKVASLIGVEGGHSIDSSLGVLRTLYRLGARYMTLTHSCNTPWADNWLVDTKDEKPVHHGLSPFGKMVVEEMNRLGMIVDLAHVSVDTMKVVLNISKAPVIFSHSSAYSICQHRRNVPDDVLHLVASTGSLVMVNFYNAYVTCSDKAKLSDVADHMDHVKKVAGAQAVGFGGDYDGVTGVPTGLEDVSKYPALVAELLARNWTEEEVKGALAENLLRVFSRVEEVKRSLQGTAAHETPITFEELEGPCRTSYGYPNGAGTARRPPAALALALALALLLSVLS; encoded by the exons gcacaACGacctgccctggcagctcctctggaaGTTCAACAACCAGCTGAGGCTGCCAGCAGCCAACCTGACACTGCTGAACGACACCCACACCAACATCCCCAAACTGCGCCAGGGGCACGTGGGCGGGCAG TTCTGGTCGGTGTACGTGCCCTGCGGGACGCAGAACAAGGACGCGGTGAGGCGCACGCTGGAGCAGATGGACGTGGTGCAGCGCATGTGCGACCTGTACCCCGAGACCTTCGCCTGCGTCACCGACGCCAGCG GCATCCGGGAGGCGTTCCGGAGCGGGAAGGTGGCCAGCCTCATCGGGGTGGAGGGCGGCCACTCCATCGACAGCAGCCTGGGCGTCCTGCGCACCCTCTACCGCCTGGGTGCCCGCTACATGACCCTCACCCACAGCTGCAACACCCCCTG GGCTGACAACTGGCTGGTGGACACCAAGGATGAAAAACCTGTGCACCACGGCCTCTCACCCTTTGGGAAG ATGGTGGTGGAGGAGATGAACCGCCTGGGCATGATCGTGGACCTGGCCCACGTCTCAGTGGACACGATGAAGGTCGTGCTGAACATCTCCAAAGCCCCCGTCATCTTCAGCCACTCCTCTGCCTACAGCATCTGCCAGCACCGCCGCAACGTGCCCGACGACGTGCTGCACCTGGTG GCCTCCACGGGCAGCTTGGTGATGGTCAACTTCTACAACGCCTACGTGACCTGCAGCGACAAGGCCAAGCTGTCCGATGTCGCAG ACCACATGGACCATGTGAAGAAGGTGGCCGGTGCCCAGGCCGTCGGCTTCGGGGGGGACTACGACGGGGTCACAGG ggtccCCACTGGCCTGGAGGACGTCTCCAAGTATCCCGCGCTGGTGGCCGAGCTGCTGGCGAGGAACTGGACCGAGGAGGAGGTGAAGGGAGCCCTGGCTGAGAACCTGCTCCGGGTCTTCAGCAGAGTGGAGGAG GTGAAGAGGAGCCTGCAGGGCACGGCTGCCCACGAGACCCCCATCACCTTCGAGGAGCTGGAGGGGCCGTGCAGAACCAGCTACGGGTACCCCAACGGCGCCGGCACTGCCCGGCGCCCGCcggcagccctggcactggcactggcgctggccctgctcctctccGTGCTCTCCTAG
- the CHMP1A gene encoding charged multivesicular body protein 1a gives MDGTGGLGDTLFQLKFTAKQLEKLSKKAEKDSKAEQAKVKKALQQKNVECARVYAENAIRKKNEGLNWLRMASRVDAVASKVQTAVTMKGVTKNMAQVTKALDKALSSMDLQKVSAVMDKFEQQVQNLDVHTSVMEDSMSSATTLSTPQEQVDSLIVQIAEENGLEIMDQLSQLPEGASAVGESSVRSQEDQLSRRLAALRN, from the exons TTCACAGCCAAGCAGCTGGAGAAGCTCTCCAAGAAAGCCGAGAAGGACTCCAAGGCCGAGCAGGCCAAAGTGAAGAAG GCGCTGCAGCAGAAGAACGTGGAGTGTGCGCGGGTCTATGCCGAGAACGCCATCCGCAAGAAGAACGAGGGGCTCAACTGGCTGCGCATGGCCTCCCGCGTGGACGCCGTGGCCTCCAAGGTGCAGACAGCCGTCACCATGAAGGGG GTGACGAAAAACATGGCTCAGGTGACCAAGGCCCTGGACAAGGCCCTGAGCTCCATGGACCTGCAGAAGGTGTCGGCAGTGATGGATAAATTCGAGCAGCAAGTGCAGAATTTGGACGTTCACACCTCG GTCATGGAGGACTCCATGAGCTCGGCCACCACGCTGAGCACGCCGCAGGAGCAGGTGGACAGCCTGATCGTCCAGATCGCCGAGGAGAACGGGCTGGAGATCATGGACCAGCTGAGCCAGCTGCCCGAGGGGGCCTCGGCCGTGGGGGAGAGCTCCGTGCGCTCCCAGGAGGACCAGCTGTCCCGGAG GCTGGCTGCCCTGCGGAACTGA